In Cyanobacteriota bacterium, a genomic segment contains:
- a CDS encoding ComF family protein, whose translation MGWFQPLTGLLNLFLKSSCPLCQRSTAQVFCLACQRQLQHCQLAPRQEPLGNQVLLYAWGDYSGALRRAIAALKYENQPQIARPLGQWMGEQWRILHKTLPHWQGSSQPLVVPIPLHPAKQRKRGYNQAELLARGFCQVAELPLAPYGLQRIRETEAQFMLSAANRTQNLLGAFVVDRRLMQRSSPSVIILDDIYTTGATAQAAIQAFHNQGISVLAVVVLARAQLMSDPISYRPLQKHTKWPDVD comes from the coding sequence ATGGGATGGTTTCAGCCACTAACGGGACTGCTCAATCTGTTCCTGAAGTCTAGTTGCCCACTCTGTCAGCGATCAACAGCTCAGGTATTTTGCCTTGCCTGTCAACGCCAGCTTCAGCACTGTCAGTTAGCTCCTCGTCAGGAGCCATTGGGGAATCAAGTGCTGTTATATGCTTGGGGAGACTATAGTGGAGCGCTGCGACGGGCAATCGCTGCCTTAAAGTATGAAAACCAACCCCAAATTGCTCGTCCACTAGGGCAATGGATGGGAGAGCAGTGGCGGATACTTCACAAGACACTTCCCCATTGGCAAGGTTCTTCACAACCCCTAGTGGTTCCCATTCCCCTGCATCCGGCGAAACAGCGTAAACGGGGCTACAACCAGGCCGAGTTGTTGGCACGAGGATTCTGTCAGGTAGCAGAGTTGCCCTTAGCACCCTATGGCTTGCAGCGGATCCGAGAAACTGAAGCCCAGTTCATGCTGTCTGCTGCTAATCGTACCCAAAACTTGTTAGGTGCTTTTGTTGTGGATCGCAGGTTGATGCAACGATCGTCCCCTAGTGTCATTATCCTAGATGACATCTACACCACTGGAGCTACAGCTCAAGCGGCCATACAAGCCTTTCACAACCAAGGTATTTCCGTCTTAGCCGTGGTAGTGCTTGCTCGTGCACAGTTAATGAGCGATCCAATCAGCTATCGTCCGTTGCAAAAACACACCAAGTGGCCAGATGTCG